In the Brassica napus cultivar Da-Ae chromosome A7, Da-Ae, whole genome shotgun sequence genome, one interval contains:
- the LOC106405860 gene encoding probable sodium/metabolite cotransporter BASS3, chloroplastic, whose amino-acid sequence MASITSFSFPFSPPAVPKRTLAAKSRFFNCSHSSFSSIVPPSLTSSFQRRVGEVACSTTPFTGRVGLQWRDGNMSLLSFCGGNHSPYNSDSSSQVLSALLPFVVALTALAALSYPSTFTWVSKELYAPALGGIMLSIGIQLSVQDFALAFKRPVPLSVGFVAQYVLKPLLGVLVANTFGMPTTFYAGFVLTCCVAGAQLSSYASSLSKADVAMSILLTSSTTIASVLFTPLLSGLLIGSVVPVDAVAMSKSILQVVLVPVTLGLVLNTYAKPVVTLLRPVMPFVAMVCTSLCIGSPLSINRSQILSAEGLRLILPVITFHAVAFVVGYWFSKIPGLRQEEEVSRTISLCTGMQSSTLAGLLASQFLGSSQAVPAACSVVVMAIMGLCLASFWGNGLRIRDVLSLLTPQTSDNTAES is encoded by the exons atggCTTCAATCACCTCTTTCTCTTTCCCATTCTCACCACCAGCAGTACCCAAACGAACACTTGCCGCTAAATCTCGGTTCTTCAATTGTTCTCATTCATCTTTCTCTTCGATCGTTCCGCCATCGCTTACTAGTAGCTTTCAAAGACGCGTGGGGGAAGTAGCGTGCTCAACGACGCCGTTTACGGGAAGAGTTGGATTGCAGTGGAGAGATGGCAACATGTCTCTCTTATCTTTCTGCGGAGGAAACCATTCTCCTTACAACTCCGATTCCTCCTCTCAGGTCTTGTCCGCTTTGCTTCCTTTCGTCGTGGCCCTCACCGCCCTCGCTGCTCTCTCCTATCCATCCACTTTCACCTG GGTATCTAAAGAACTCTATGCTCCTGCTCTTGGTGGGATTATGTTATCTATCGGAATCCAGCTTTCAGTTCAAGATTTTGCTCTTGCTTTCAAAAG ACCAGTGCCGTTATCTGTTGGCTTTGTTGCTCAGTACGTTCTGAAGCCGCTCCTTGGGGTTTTAGTTGCTAACACCTTTGGGATGCCGACCACTTTCTACGCTGGTTTTGTCCTCACCTGTTGTGTCGCTGGAGCTCAGCTGTCTAGCTACGCCAGCTCTCTCAGCAAAGCTGATGTTGCCATGAGCATTCTTCTTACTAGCTCTACTACTATTGCCTCTGTTCTCTTTACTCCTTTGCTAAGCGGTCTTCTTATTGGATCCGTTGTTCCCGTTGATGCTGTTGCCATGTCCAAGTCTATACTTCAG GTTGTGCTTGTTCCAGTCACTCTTGGCCTTGTGTTGAATACTTACGCAAAGCCTGTGGTCACTCTTCTTCGACCTGTGATGCCGTTTGTTGCTATGGTATGCACTTCACTCTGCATCGGAAGCCCGCTTTCGATAAATCGAAGTCAGATTCTTTCGGCAGAAGGTCTTAGATTGATTCTTCCAGTTATCACATTCCACGCGGTAGCATTTGTTGTGGGATATTGGTTCTCCAAGATCCCAGGCTTAAG GCAAGAGGAGGAAGTAAGCCGGACGATATCTCTCTGCACAGGAATGCAAAGCTCGACCTTAGCTGGGCTGCTTGCAAGCCAGTTTCTTGGAAGCAGCCAAGCCGTGCCAGCAGCATGCTCTGTGGTTGTGATGGCCATAATGGGTCTATGTCTTGCCTCTTTCTGGGGCAATGGGCTTCGTATCAGGGACGTTCTGTCTCTACTAACACCGCAAACTAGTGACAATACGGCTGAATCATGA
- the LOC111213284 gene encoding dCTP pyrophosphatase 1-like → MDMGEEKEVVSLGTLSKKMDDFAKARDWEKYHSPRNLLLAMVGEVGELSEIFQWRGEVERGLPDWKEEDKVHLGEELSDVLLYLVRLSDVCGVDLGKAALRKLDLNAIKYPAPKQTDHCVGEHSSDNTKLTEDN, encoded by the exons ATGGACATGGGGGAAGAGAAGGAAGTAGTTTCTCTGGGAACTCTGAGTAAGAAGATGGATGATTTTGCAAAGGCTAGAGATTGGGAGAAGTATCACAGCCCAAGGAACCtccttttagccatg GTGGGTGAAGTGGGAGAGCTATCAGAGATATTCCAATGGAGAGGGGAAGTGGAAAGAGGACTTCCGGattggaaagaagaagacaaagttcATCTTGGTGAAGAATTATCAGATGTGTTGTTGTATCTGGTGAGGCTTTCTGATGTTTGTGGTGTCGATTTGGGCAAGGCCGCTCTGCGGAAACTCGACCTCAATGCCATCAAGTACCCAGCACCCAAACAGACTGATCATTGTGTTGGTGAACATTCAAGCGACAATACTAAGTTGACCGAAGATAATTAA
- the LOC111213283 gene encoding c-Myc-binding protein homolog, with product MACLVALCPITEKEANKKALRKYLELVEFFTKVLVALYEQNDKPSSALEFIQQKLGSPSVSDYKKLQSEKSDLQIKDNEVFAKHQGTLREVSRPNLNIKVYQ from the exons atggCCTGTCTCGTGGCTTTATGCCCTATCACT GAGAAAGAAGCCAATAAAAAAGCTTTGAGGAAGTATTTAGAGTTAGTGGAGTTCTTCACCAAAg TTCTGGTTGCTTTGTATGAGCAGAATGACAAGCCTTCCTCTGCTTTAGA ATTCATCCAGCAAAAGCTAGGAAGTCCTTCAGTTTCTGATTACAAGAAGCTTCAATCTGAGAAGTCTGACCTTCAAATAAAGGACAATGAGGTTTTTGCTAAACATCAAGGAACATTGAGAGAGGTATCCCGTCCTAACTTGAATATAAAAGTTTATCAGTAA